The DNA sequence GTGATGTCATGTTATATCAGAAAGAGTATAATTTCAAGCACGAAAACAAAGCTGGCTTCCCTGCAAAGCTATTCTTTCTGGTTTCTTCACTATAGTATTGACAAACTGCCTGAAAGGGTATATTAATGAACCTTAAGAAACTTTCCGTACACCTGTCATAAAAATTCTGTAAACGAAAAGATTTTTCATAAATAGCCATGATTCAAGACCAAGATACGCAGCGTCTCTTCTTCACACCAGAAAGGTTTGCACACGAGCAAGTTCAAAGGATGGAGCCTCCCCGCGGAAGACTCTTAATTGCAGGATGCCGTTCGGGTTCTTATTTATCAACAAGGACATTCCAGAGATATAAGGAACTCCTGGCAAAAGAAGGGAGTAAAAACGATATCTTACACCTGGAAAATATCGATAAGCAATTCTCTGATTCAGAAACCTGTGTCCGGTTAGATGTCCACGTCAGTGGTTATGATGTATTCATCTTCCAGGCCCTTTTCAACCCTACCTCAGACTACAGTATTGACCAAAATTATATGGCGTTCCTCATTGCTGCCAGGACATTTCGGGAAAATGGCGCTAATCACGTAACAGCCGTACTGCCCTATCTTGCATATGCCCGGCAGGATAAACCGACGAGATTTATGAGAGAACCAACAACAGCAAAGCTTATGGCCGATATGAGTATTGAGGCGGGCATTGACCGGCTCGTTGTCTGGAACCCACACTGTGACCAAATCCGGGGATTCTATGGAAGCATGCCAGTCAATGTACTGGGGTCATTACCATTATATATCGATGAATACCGCCGCTTTCAGGGGCGGGAAGACACCATTGCTGTTGCTCCCGACGCAGGAGCTTCGAAATTTGTAGCTCATTTTGGAAGGGCACTGAATCTCAAATGTGCCGTTGCATCAAAATATCGTCCACGTCCTGAAGAAGCCGTAATCTCTGAGATTATTGGCGACTTCACAGGAAAAAAGATCGCAATCATTCTCGATGATATGATAAGTAGTGGTGGCACTATCTATGCACTCATTAAAAAGCTGGTGGAAGAAAAGGGAATTGAGGAGATATATCTTGGAATTTCACATAACCTCTGTGTTGGAGACGCCCATGATCGTTTAATAGATTTATACAAGAACTATCATCTAAAAGAGATGATAGTAACAAATAGCATCCCCCAGACAGCCGCATTTCAATCCCTACCCTTTGTCTCAATACAGTGCTTATCAGATACACTCTGCCGGACGATCAACAGGATTCATTACAATCAGTCAGTAAACGAAATGCTGTATCAGCCATTAACGCCATACATCAAAGATTGAAGGGCACATTGACTTCAATTGGCTTTTCAATCTTCTTCGCTGGTTCAATTGTCCCTGATTGAATCATACGTTTGAACTGACTCGAGCCTTCAAATATGTCTCCAAAAATCATTTACTCTAGATTTTGAAATTCCTCAACATTTATAGAGATTTCAAGTATTCTACAAGGTTATTTATCTGCTGATCACTCAAGCTAAGGTTTAAGGCTGTATTGTAATGTTTGACTACATCTTTCAACGTTGCAAATCGACCATCATGAAAGAATCGGCCTTTATTTTTTTGTTTCATAAAAATACCAAACTCACGTATGAAAAGTCCCTCCAGATTCGCTGTCTTATATCGATTATCCGGTGCTCGGTTGGCCTGAAAACTATCAATACCAATATCCTCAGGCTCATGGAGGTTCCATCCTGGCTCAGACCACAATGGCGTAATATGGCAGTTATTACATTCACCCTTACCCTCAAAGATTTCTTTTCCACGCTCGGCAGCATCTTTATCAAAATGAATACCCGCCTTTGACTTTGGTGCGAGAAGGGATAACTGATAAAAATGGAGTGCTGGAAGTTTTGAGGTAATGAGATCTTCGTCTGGTTTTGCCCGCAAATTCCCAAAACCCTCTTTAGCAGCTATGGGAAATTTAGAAGCATCGTCGAGACGAGGATCAAAAAATGTGCCCTTGCCATGCAATTCTATGTTAGCTACAAAGGCATTCCAATAGGTAACTGTACCCCATGCGCCGGTCCAGGTATGCAGGTTAAAGCCTGCTAGACCAAAGGCATTCGGAATCATCGTTGCCGCAGAGCCTCCATCCGGTCTAAAACCTTTGCCATCGAGCAGAAGTTCTGCATCAAATTTTCCAGGCCCCCAAGAATTGAGTACTTTTTTTACTATCTCTACACCGGTGTTTAGTATAGTAGCAATGACATTTAGATTAGGGGAAAGAGCAATGATAGAGCCAACATCAAGATCGTAATTGGCCCAACCATCCAATCGTTCACCGATACCGAAGATTAAAGAATTATTAACGGTAGAGTGACAAAGTGAACATTGGAAACCTATCGATTTAAGAGTGCCATCATCGTTGAAGAAACCCGTGACGCCGACAATTGCGTTACGCTTGAGCAGGAGTAGGGTATTGTTTGGGTCATCAAGATTAAGATTCCCTTCTTTTATTTTTCTAATAATATGCTTGGGCAGTGCCTTCACATCAATTTTTAGCCCCAATGCTAATGCCTTTTTAGGACTTACTTTTTCGATAGATTTATGGAGTTGAAGTTTATCTCCCCAAAATTCCTCATCACCGTAGGTATCAAACCGGAAGATACGCTGGCCCTCAGTAATAGAATCCGATACATCCGATTCAGATTTCTGTACTGGAGCAACTGACATTTCGATTAGTGGGTTTAGTTTCTGTTCTATCTCTGCTAGATCATCTCCTTCTGTAGTCTGTTTCTGCTCTGCGCCTATCGAAGCCTTTCTACTTGAGAAGGCGAATCCAAGAGTCACGATAAGTAGAATAATAGGTATTACTATAACTGCTGTCCGTAATTTGACCTGAGAACACATTTTTCTTGCTCCTTTCTGCGGCTATATCTAATCTACAACCAAAACTGATTCCCTCTACAATACGGTAAATTTAAAAGACACGGTCAAAAACATCCAAGATTTAATAATTATCTATATCCAATATAGCCAGCAAATAATTTTTAATGAAGATTTATTTTCTACAGATATTCCTTAAGATAAAAAGGGGTCTTTCATACTCATGAAAACAACTTTCCTAACGCTTAATCCAAAGGTATAAGCGCGTATTTGATAAATGTATCTTTATAGAACAAATAATATGCCTGTAAGATGAATTATTGATAGAAATTCTTATTAGGATAAAAAAATATATATATAAATCTTTGGGAAATAATTGGTTATGGTTATCGTACAGATATTCGATACGATATCATTGATTTTGAGAAGCTGGTTTTTTATGCATACATACACCTACACAATTATTAAATACTATTCTTAAGTAACTACTTTAAAAATAGATGCGATATATCATAACATGTTTATAAAAGCATACCTTCGATATGAGATTACATGCATTTTTGAGGATAGTAAAGTGGATGGGTTTGTCAAGACCATTTATTACTAATTTTTAGATGCATTGATAAATAAATTACCAGACACAGAAGGATAACGAAAGGAACCCGTAGGGTAACTATTGACCAAAATTATATGGCGCTCTTCATTGCTGCCAGGACATTTCGGGAAAATGGCGCTAATCACGTAACAGCCGTACTGCCCTATCTTGCATATGCCCGGCAGGATAAACCGACGAGATTTATGAGAGAACCAACAACAGCAAAGCTTATGGCCGATATGAGTATTGAGGCGGGCATTGACCGGCTCGTTGTCTGGAACCCACACTGTGATCAAATCCGGGGATTCTATGGAAGCATGCCAGTCAATGTACTGGGGTCATTACCATTATATATCGATGAATACCGCCGCTTTCAGGGGCGGGAAGACACCATTGCTGTTGCTCCCGACGCAGGAGCTTCGAAATTTGTAGCTCATTTTGGAAGGGCGCTGAATCTTAAATGTGCCGTTGCATCAAAATACCGTCCACGTCCTGAAGAAGCCATAATCTCTGAGATTATTGGCGACTTCACAGGAAAAAAGATCGCAATCATCCTTAATGATATGATAAGTAGTGGCGGCGCTATCTATGCGCTCATTAAAAGGCTGGTAGAAGAAAAGGGAATTGAGGAGATATATCTTGGAATTTCACACAACCTCTGTGTCGGAAACGCTCATGATCGTTTAATAGATTTATACAAGAACTATAGTGATCAACGATTGAAACCAGACAACGTATGGCGGAGATGAAGTTTTGTAAACCACATGCTCTGCGGGGTATCGTGATCAATGTTTACCATGTACACAATGGTAGAGACGCAAAATCTTGCGTCTCTACCTTTCATTTTCCTGCCTAATCCCGTAGGGATACCATGATTATAAAAAAGGCAGAAAAAAGCCCTTAAACCCCGAAGGGGTGACATAGGATACCTGCGTTGAGATGTCATCCCTTCAGTATCTATAATCATC is a window from the Candidatus Jettenia sp. genome containing:
- the prs gene encoding ribose-phosphate diphosphokinase, which produces MIQDQDTQRLFFTPERFAHEQVQRMEPPRGRLLIAGCRSGSYLSTRTFQRYKELLAKEGSKNDILHLENIDKQFSDSETCVRLDVHVSGYDVFIFQALFNPTSDYSIDQNYMAFLIAARTFRENGANHVTAVLPYLAYARQDKPTRFMREPTTAKLMADMSIEAGIDRLVVWNPHCDQIRGFYGSMPVNVLGSLPLYIDEYRRFQGREDTIAVAPDAGASKFVAHFGRALNLKCAVASKYRPRPEEAVISEIIGDFTGKKIAIILDDMISSGGTIYALIKKLVEEKGIEEIYLGISHNLCVGDAHDRLIDLYKNYHLKEMIVTNSIPQTAAFQSLPFVSIQCLSDTLCRTINRIHYNQSVNEMLYQPLTPYIKD
- the prs gene encoding ribose-phosphate diphosphokinase; this encodes MALFIAARTFRENGANHVTAVLPYLAYARQDKPTRFMREPTTAKLMADMSIEAGIDRLVVWNPHCDQIRGFYGSMPVNVLGSLPLYIDEYRRFQGREDTIAVAPDAGASKFVAHFGRALNLKCAVASKYRPRPEEAIISEIIGDFTGKKIAIILNDMISSGGAIYALIKRLVEEKGIEEIYLGISHNLCVGNAHDRLIDLYKNYSDQRLKPDNVWRR